Part of the Fusarium musae strain F31 chromosome 3, whole genome shotgun sequence genome, AATAAATGGTCGCTCATACAATCTTGGTGGTGCGTGGAAGGCGGGATGTGAGGCGAGAGGATCGATTTCGGGTCGAGAAgctgttggtgtttggagggatggtgttgatactGCGGAGAtggttgacgatgaggatgatgagagagagCAGCCGGAGGAGAGAGAGGATCCTGAGAAGGAGACCTTTCGGATATGGAGGTCTCTAGGGCGGCGAGACGACTTTCGTCGCTGGCCGAAGCCGTGTAGTACGTGCATGTTGCTGTGGTTATGGTTGTGTGGTGTAAGTGAATTGGTCGTGTAAACCAATTGGTGATGGTCGGGTCGACGTATTAGTAAACCGGAGTCGTAAGTCGTATACGTCCTGGAGTGGTGGGTGGTAGGTtgaattaatataaagtggAAGTATTACGGACGATGTTATAATGTCGATGTAATACTCATGAGAATTCAAGGCTACCAGGGCCGAACTTGGTTGTTGAGGTCAGGACCCGATAACCGGGGGTGGGAGTGCGCAAGTCTATAAATAATGAACCCATCGTATTTTATCGTGGAGTGACTGTGAGCGTGAGTGAGCGAGAGTTAGAGTGCAGCTGGAGCTTACGGGGCCGTGAACGTCATCCACCGAACCGTGACAGCCGAAGTGGGCGTGGGATCCCTGCTCGCCCAGAGTCTAAGGTTGGTACTTGCACGTACCTGGAGACCTGATCTTGTCCCCTGGCCCTGGTCTTGGCCAGATCTCCACTCTGATCTCGTCTTTGACGCACTTTTTCTCAAAGATTCCCATGCTCTCTACACACGACAGGGGTGTCCCGCTGATCAACGTCCCCTGTCTCTCAAGAACCGAGTATGTACCTGCGAGTACTGGAAGTACCTGGTTTGAGGTTACTTTCTCGACCATTGAGGAACAGGTCAGAACAAATTCTGTGGCATGTTTCGTCCGAACATTTCGACGAAACATCTATCGCCAACTATACTAGAATCCTGGAATTGATCTTCGTAAACAcgcctcattcttctcatcggaCTCATCGCCATCAAAGTGGATAccgctttttcttttctttttttttcttgtctcCGTCTATCTCAGTCTCCATCcaccaaaaaaaaacagtCACATTCTGGGTCTGGGCCCTTACTGTACCTGACTTAGATATGCTGTGCctggtactccgtaccttacCTCTCGTTAGACCACGCCTCAAAAGCCTCTTTTTTCCAAGACAGGTCATCAGGCCCAGCGCCAACTGGTAGCTCCCGAGCTGGAACCGAAACTTTCACGTCTATCACCATTTGCTTCTTTTACTCTCCCTTGACTTCAGCCCTTTTCGACAAGGTCACCGCCAATTCTCGTTAGGCTGCCTCCAACCCATGTAACTGCGGAGGTTGTCTAGGTAGTCACAACGTGTCTGATCAATATTGATTGATGATAGCGATtggaaaagggaaaaaagcaAATACTCCGAAAGGGCCCGTGCTTGAAGATTGCGGTCCAGAATTTCTCGCTCCCAATTGAAATGCCTGGTCCATGTTCAGACAGAAGCATGAGATGCAGGGCGAACACCATGTAGAAATGGAACAAAAGCAAAATGTCTTGAGCGTGAGCGTGAGTCTGAGTGTAAGCCAATTCAATTCCTGGGCCTGGGGATCAAACCCATCATGAGATACAGGTAGAGTACAATTGGTATACGAATGAAGTCGATACAAGCTCTTTCAGGTATAAGCTGATAGCAGATCATGCTGTCACTGAGCATAAAATTTGTTGGTTGGCGGTTTCGTGTGCACGCCAGCGCAGATCTGTTGCTGTAATGCATTGCACAGCAAGTTGTCGTGGCACCAAAGGGCGATAACTAAACGTCACTTGTTGCGCATCTTTTCACGACTCCAGTAACAGATCATCCATTTCAAACCCACGACATGCGTAGAGCGGCCACTCCGACCGTTTACTTACCCGTTGCGTTCATCGTTGCCATAGAATTAAGAAGTAGCTCCGAGCAGTCAACAACCACTCTCAGCTGCAGTTTCGCGCGCCAGCCGAAACTCTATTGCAGCATATTTTTCAGCTATTCATCCATCGTGGATGGAGACGGAGATGGAGACGGAGATGGAGACTGGGACTGGAGTCAAATGGAGCTCACTAACCACCAACAGcagatgaatgaatgaatgtctTCACCGCTCGCTCCGCACAATGTGACAACCTCCCTTGCGTCCCAAGACCGGACGAGAGGCGGCGCCGCTTGTTCGGTGGAGGGGTTCACAGCGGTGCCAAGACGCTGTGTGGGTGTCAGCGATCAGGTACGCCGACGATAAAGCAACTTCTCGACGTTGATGCAGGTACCATAGGGATAGATTGTCAGACAAAAAAGTGCTTTGTTCGCGATCGTGTAGGCTAATCTCTAGCAGAATCGATATTCAATCTGCGCTTGCATCCGCCCTTGCTACTAAACCCTACAAGCTGAATCTACACCCAGCAACCATCATTTCACTCTTCTCGCTATTGCCAGTCGAGCTGAGATCTATCGAGATGCTCTAACCCCAATGTATGAGTACGCTACTGCGCggcgtacatacatacagtagaCTATATGCGTATCACACACATGAAATGGCCGACCTAACTTTGTGATGCGATTTCTCACCTGCATCGTGCATGAGACTACCTATCCCGTGCCCTCTCATGTGcccctcatcttcattcttCCCCAGGCAGTTTAGctctgtctttgtctttcgcAAGCATTCGAAGCAATTCACAGTGACAGCGATTCAGCCTCTTTCCGGTCACAAGCGCGATTATAGAGTTGGCGGTGGAGGATGTTTCATTTTTCCCCCCATTTGCAattaattaagaaaataatgGGTACCGCTTCACAAACGTGAATCCGAAAACGGCCAACGGTCTGTCACTGGTTAATTGAACACAGGCGGTGAATCTGCTGAACCCCTCATTCCACTTATTCACATCCATTTCACGGTGGAGGACTCATCATGTACCTACGCTACATCCTAGTCCTGACGATCCAGGGTCTCGTCGTGGAGATACGACCGGGTTTGATATTTCGAGGCCGCACAAGTATGTAAATTCGTGTAAAGCATAAGAATACGATGACGATATCAGTGGAGAGAAGGTTGCGATTCCATGGAGATATCATGAGTCGCTTCTCGCTTTTTGTCTTGGCATTTGATAAACGAGATGAAAAAGGGCTCGGTAATGCTGACCTCCGGCTCCGAGGCCGAACAATCACGGACACGATGAGACTGAATTGGTATCGTGAATAGTAAACATGACCGAGCCCCAGTCCGAATGTAATCACGATGTTGCAAAAGTCAGGTAATCTCCCTCCCTGCGATGCAGATCGCTAATTCTCCCTAGCTGAATGTTGAAAAGTGCTGTATTTTGCTTCTCGCAAAAAACCTTTTAGTCCGGACTTGGTGAAGCCGGACTGTTTTTCCAGCTCTTTGGGCGTGGCGTCGTGACAGTTAGTGCCCGCAAGCCCGTGCCATTGGCCCGTCTGGGCGTTGAGCCCACGAAGGCTCATTTATTATCGCTGTCTCCGAACGCAGCTGAGCTGAAGATTACCGTAGCATCAGGAatatgttttctttttttcctgcCAAATATTTCTTCTTTATCAATTTTCAGGATCGGGCATCGAGATATCACATCGTTGCTGTAGAATCCCAGAGTCTGCAttcaaaagaagaaaaactTGCCTGGATCAAAGATCCAAAGTGACAGGGGAAATCAGGGTATCGGTGAATATGCATGCAGGATTAATTGATGCATCCACTCATAATAAACTTTTCATATTGACCCTTTGCCTTGTTTTGGCAGCGTTCTTCTGACTCGGCAGCTAACTGTGAGGTTACATGGATCTCCATTCCCAATCATAGCCTGCTATAGGTCTCTTCTCTCATGCAAGTTAATTGCAATTACCAACACCACGGTCATCCTTGCGTGTCTGAGTCTGGATCTAGAACACAAATTAATTACGACACCAGCAACTTTCTTTAGTTCCCGTCTTTCAGTTTgtttgctctgctctgctctgctctgctctgctcgcATGCTTATTGGATTCCCGTATCGGGGAACCAACGTTGCATTTCGCAACTCCGAACAATTCTGACATGAGAAAAAGGTGCTAATTGCCGAATTGGCTTGGCATGGCCAGACATATGACCTACAGACAGGGGGCAAGGCAAACTTTCCAAGATTTCTCTGTCCACTCACATGCGAGTTTGTCGAAACACCATCATGTCTCTAGGCCGATTGCTACCCTACACGAACTGGTGTGTCTGCTGAGCAAAACGTTATCGTATTCTTGTTACTGTACTGCGCCCTGTTCGGTTGCTCGGATGGCGGAAACAATCGTATGAATGCAATACGACCACACACACTTGGAATGACTTACAGGTGCTGAAACGTGTTCGTGTACCTGCAGGTACAAACTGTACCTTGCCTTAGGTAGCCTGCGTCTTTGCAATGAGTTCACCACCATctcttgacgttgatgatAGTCACGATCACCATCGCCTCCGACCGCCATTCAGCGACGAGGAGATACCTTCAATGACATTCATGCAAATCTCAGCTTGTCATTGGCCACAGCCCCTCCTCTATTACCCCCCAGTGTTTGAACGGCTAACTACCTCTATCTTGATTTCGGTCCTTCCCCATTAAtcatcgatatcatcatcatcgacccGATGTGCGGCCACATTTCTCCTTTCTCGACACCATCTTATCACGATTACAACTCATGTGTTCGTGACAATCTCCTGACGATCACCAACTAATGAAGAAATGTCTCGGTTGAATTTGAGCTCAATCGATAAAGCCTGATCTTCCAATTGACACTCAGGACGATCAGTCCAACGCGGGGACCGGCGTGGCGCTCTGGCCCCTGCGCAGCTGCGCTACCTCTACAATCGTGAGCTAAGGCAGCACCATTTGAAGCCTTATTCATCGACTACGCGTATTCCCGCTCGATAGCTGCCTCTCTGGCGTGTCTCTTAGCAGCTTTAGCTAACcttagccttggccttgtgctGTGATATCTTGGCCTCGTCAGCCAATGTGATGATACCTCAGCCACTCATTAGGCTGCTAGGCTGTGAGAGACGAGGCTCGAGCGTCGCGTCCCCTCGATCGACGATGAGATGAACTGTCAATTGAGGGGATCATGCAGTGCGATTAGGACGGGACGGTTTGACACccatgatatgatgataGTAATCAGAAATACAAGTACATGGCCAGGTAAGTACGTACTGCGATACCGACGATGGCTAGGCTGAGCCTTGTTTAACGGATTCAGCTTAGACTTGGAAATCGTGAGATGCAGGGGCATTGTGTCAACGTGACCAGATGCAAGGGATGATTTGAAGCCATTCACTGATGGCAGACCGCCAAATGAAGATGTTCTTTGCCTTGGTACCGCCTTGTATCGATTGCTTGTCTGTCCAAATGCATGTTGCGGTAGGGTACAGATTGCACCTACTAGTGCTTGCAGTGCGTGATATATGCACCTCACAAACTGACTTACATCTGCAAGTCTCATAGCTGCAAGCCTTGTAGCAGTTTCGGGTCTCTTGTTCGATGTTGTCAATTTTGAGGCATCCTCTTCTCGCATTGTCCACCCGTTTCAAGCCCGTGAAACATCTCACCCTCCAATAACCTAGAATCAAGATCGAACTTCCATAGACTCATCGATCCTTTGTCAGTCTGACGTTAGATGTCCTCACTTCAGTCTCGATCCCCATCTCACAACTTTGTCTCTGATATCCCTTGGACCATTCGACTGGGTCAAACAGTGACGTTACGGCTCGTCCCTGCAGCCTCAAACCGACTAATTCCCGGGCCCTCTGGGCGAAACGATTCGGGAGCCGCGCGGATTTCACTCAACGCGATACAGAACTAGAGATAGACAACACAATCTCACTCCCAAACGCTAAAACGCCTTTGATGCCATTTACATATGGTACATTATTCTTCTTGGCGACCCTTGCTTCCCGGTGTTTCAGAAACAACCGCGACATTAAGGACGGCAAGATGTAATGACGTCGACGCGGTCGTGATCGTGGTCTCTTGCAACCTTCACAGGAGATCGATCTTGATGGCATCGATGATTTTGTCAAGTTCGTGATGGCTTCCCACACACGCAAAGCAAGGGAGCATGTACATCCTCATTTACAACACGCCATCATTCTCACCCGGAAGTCTCTTCACCCGCTTCTGTTCCCAATCGTCAAGGTCCTTGCCAGCAAGTCTCTGTTTCCAAGAATTAGTAAATCACACATCTCAAACAACATTCTTCCTCCGGTTCCAAGACTGAGACGTACATAGTACTCTTCCTTCATGTCCACCTTCCTTGCAGACCGGCGCACATTGAGTTCCTCGTCCTTGGTCATCTGGCGGACCTTGCGGTCGTACCGTTCGTAGCGGACAGCAGTGGCTGGAGTGAGGACGAAGGAACCAGCAACGATGACGGCTATGAAGGGCAGGCCGAACATGAGGAAGGGATGCTTATTCATGAGGGTGCGGTACCGCATGCCGATGCTGTTCATGTCGGCCGCGGACCGGAACTTTTTGCTCTGAAACGCCGGCATCGTGGGTCAATTGTCGGTCGGCAGGACTGACGAAATCAGTGTAGGATATCGGAAGCTCCGTGAGCCACTTCGGACGCGAAAGGCTGTACCGTTTGTTGGTGAACAGACAAAACGAGTTCGGCGGCTGTGGAGAGGCAATCGCGAGTAATGCCTGACTGATAGCACGATTGATACACGCCGGGTATGGTCTGGTCCAACTTGAACTGTGGAGAGCCGAGAATTGACCAAAAGGAAGAGTTTGATTTGATTCACGAGGTCTGAGATCAACTCCGACAAGATGAACTGACTTCATCGCCGAAGTCCCACTTTTACCGCTCCGAGCGatctacctactacctacctagtctgTCTGTGCGCGTTTACTTTTTCCCGGTCCGACGACAGCATGGAGATTTCCGACTGCTGGACCTCGAATTTCAGGGTCTAG contains:
- the COX16 gene encoding Cytochrome oxidase assembly, producing MPAFQSKKFRSAADMNSIGMRYRTLMNKHPFLMFGLPFIAVIVAGSFVLTPATAVRYERYDRKVRQMTKDEELNVRRSARKVDMKEEYYRLAGKDLDDWEQKRVKRLPGENDGVL